One stretch of Paenibacillus sp. FSL R5-0341 DNA includes these proteins:
- a CDS encoding alpha-glycosidase translates to MLLEAIYHQPKRNWAYAYDQDTIHLRLRTKKNDLTEVHALTGDKYAWDATKALVPLTKFTSDSMFDYYEGEVKPPYHRLKYSFLLKNGDEQIWMTETDFQEEEPDDPGRMFQFPYIHAGAVFTPPAWVKDAVFYQIFPERFANGNPDISPEKVEPWGGEPTPFNFFGGDLQGVIDHLDYISELGINAIYFTPIFEATTNHKYDTEDYLRVDRHFGDADTVKRLLELCHARGIRVLLDAVFNHSGKTFAPFVDVQKNGEQSKYKDWFHVKEFPLDVKDGIPTYETFGFEAHMPKLNTENSEVKAYLLEVAEYWIKEVGADGWRLDVADEVDDAFWRDFRRVVKAANPEAYILGEVWNESSSWLQGDQFDASMNYPFTDAVNAFFVKSTMHAEQFANSIGRQLSRYPLQASEVAFNLLDSHDTPRLLTLCEGDQRKMKLAALFQFTYMGAPCIYYGDEIGMDGEHDPGCRKCMEWDEAKQDRELFDFYQKLISLRHAHPALRAEGTIRFLQARSDGSQLVFERQNEKERILVLFNRSEETAIVELEAGDEEWTELFGGNHRTAKEDGVLAIELPAYGYAVLSTAVGQD, encoded by the coding sequence ATGCTGCTGGAAGCCATCTATCATCAACCGAAACGGAACTGGGCCTATGCCTATGACCAAGATACAATCCATCTGCGCCTGCGTACCAAAAAAAATGATCTGACTGAGGTACACGCCTTGACCGGTGACAAATACGCTTGGGATGCAACCAAAGCGCTGGTTCCCTTAACCAAGTTTACCTCTGACTCCATGTTCGATTACTACGAGGGCGAGGTGAAACCTCCCTACCACCGGCTGAAGTACTCTTTTCTGCTTAAAAACGGAGACGAACAGATCTGGATGACCGAGACGGACTTCCAGGAAGAAGAGCCGGACGATCCGGGTCGTATGTTCCAGTTCCCTTATATTCATGCCGGAGCTGTATTCACACCCCCTGCGTGGGTTAAGGATGCGGTGTTCTATCAGATTTTCCCTGAACGATTCGCCAATGGTAACCCGGATATTAGTCCGGAAAAGGTTGAGCCGTGGGGTGGTGAGCCGACACCTTTCAACTTCTTCGGCGGTGACCTTCAGGGCGTGATCGACCATCTGGATTACATCAGCGAGCTGGGCATTAATGCGATTTACTTCACACCTATCTTTGAGGCAACCACCAATCATAAATATGATACCGAGGACTATCTGCGGGTAGACCGTCACTTCGGTGACGCAGATACCGTGAAACGACTGCTCGAGCTGTGCCATGCGCGCGGAATTCGCGTACTGCTGGATGCCGTGTTCAACCATTCCGGGAAGACGTTTGCGCCGTTCGTGGATGTGCAGAAGAACGGTGAACAATCCAAATACAAAGACTGGTTCCATGTAAAAGAATTCCCGCTGGATGTGAAGGACGGCATTCCTACGTATGAGACCTTCGGATTCGAAGCGCACATGCCGAAGCTGAATACGGAGAATTCCGAGGTAAAGGCCTACCTGCTGGAGGTTGCCGAGTACTGGATCAAGGAAGTGGGTGCGGACGGCTGGCGACTGGATGTGGCAGATGAGGTGGATGATGCATTCTGGCGTGATTTCCGTCGTGTAGTCAAGGCCGCTAATCCGGAAGCCTATATTCTGGGCGAAGTATGGAACGAGTCCTCCTCCTGGTTGCAAGGCGATCAGTTCGATGCGTCCATGAACTATCCGTTTACCGATGCCGTGAATGCTTTCTTTGTGAAAAGTACAATGCACGCCGAACAGTTTGCGAACTCCATTGGTCGGCAGTTATCCCGCTATCCGCTTCAGGCCAGCGAAGTGGCGTTTAATTTGCTGGACAGCCACGATACCCCGCGGCTGCTCACGCTGTGTGAAGGCGACCAGCGCAAGATGAAGCTGGCTGCGTTATTCCAGTTCACTTATATGGGCGCTCCGTGCATCTATTACGGAGACGAGATTGGAATGGACGGCGAGCATGATCCGGGCTGCCGTAAATGCATGGAATGGGATGAAGCGAAGCAAGACCGGGAGCTGTTCGACTTTTATCAGAAGCTGATCTCCCTGCGTCATGCTCATCCTGCTCTGCGTGCAGAAGGCACCATTCGTTTCCTGCAGGCTCGTTCCGATGGTAGCCAACTGGTATTCGAGCGGCAAAATGAGAAGGAACGCATTCTGGTTCTGTTCAATCGCTCAGAAGAGACGGCCATTGTCGAGCTGGAGGCTGGTGACGAGGAATGGACTGAGTTATTCGGCGGAAACCATCGTACCGCCAAGGAAGATGGCGTGCTTGCGATTGAACTGCCTGCGTATGGATATGCCGTACTGAGTACGGCTGTGGGCCAGGACTAG
- the sdaAA gene encoding L-serine ammonia-lyase, iron-sulfur-dependent, subunit alpha, translated as MRFKHLHELNTICTAESKTIAQLMIEEQVQETNTPEADVVQQMSEYYQVMKEAVRKGLTEDTTSRSGLTGGDGKKMAEYIRKGETCSGDASALAMAYALCVSEVNASMGRIVATPTAGSCGIIPGVFISSQERFGWTDEHLVNGLFCAGAIGYVIANNSFISGAEGGCQAEVGSAIGMAAGAMVELRGGTPEQVVHAVGLALKNTLGLICDPVAGLVEIPCIVRNGLGAVTALAAADMALAGVRSAIPSDEVIDVMLEVGSAMPSRHRETAQGGLAQTPTGRKMMQKLAKPKAKRAEPETETQGSNTTDDSNTTVSETDTDSQG; from the coding sequence ATGCGGTTTAAACATCTGCACGAACTGAACACGATCTGTACAGCGGAATCCAAAACGATTGCTCAGCTGATGATTGAGGAGCAGGTCCAAGAAACGAATACGCCTGAAGCGGATGTTGTGCAGCAGATGTCTGAATATTATCAAGTGATGAAGGAAGCGGTACGCAAAGGATTAACGGAAGATACCACTTCACGCAGTGGATTAACGGGTGGAGACGGCAAAAAAATGGCCGAATACATTCGCAAGGGTGAGACTTGCTCGGGAGATGCTTCCGCACTTGCCATGGCGTATGCCCTGTGTGTATCTGAAGTGAATGCCTCCATGGGTCGGATCGTAGCAACACCAACAGCCGGTTCCTGCGGCATCATCCCCGGTGTTTTTATTAGCTCACAGGAGCGATTTGGCTGGACGGACGAACATTTGGTGAACGGGTTGTTCTGTGCGGGGGCGATTGGTTATGTTATCGCCAACAATTCATTTATCTCCGGTGCCGAAGGTGGCTGTCAGGCGGAAGTGGGTTCCGCGATCGGCATGGCTGCGGGTGCCATGGTTGAACTGCGTGGAGGTACACCGGAACAGGTCGTTCATGCCGTTGGCTTGGCGTTAAAAAATACACTGGGCCTGATCTGCGATCCAGTTGCAGGCCTCGTTGAAATTCCGTGCATCGTCCGTAACGGACTGGGTGCCGTTACGGCACTGGCTGCGGCCGACATGGCCTTGGCCGGAGTGCGTAGTGCCATTCCGTCAGACGAAGTCATCGACGTCATGCTGGAAGTGGGTAGTGCGATGCCGAGCCGCCATCGGGAGACAGCCCAGGGCGGACTGGCTCAGACACCAACCGGCCGCAAAATGATGCAGAAGCTGGCTAAACCGAAGGCAAAGCGAGCAGAGCCTGAGACGGAAACACAGGGTTCAAATACCACTGACGACTCAAACACAACTGTAAGTGAGACAGACACGGATTCTCAAGGTTAA
- a CDS encoding HAMP domain-containing sensor histidine kinase, which produces MKRGQKGERGMDQKQSGRRKLRFGRSLMSRYMILILAAVLFVPVVLPIISIIYVVVVNNTNSNQASPYGDVTRISNLWLREAQKLDGATDGEVSARLKQLHRKYSKASMYRVNARGETVFILGGEDVSLVKSTSADGKSDTILKWSLDSGKTTETRIPAEWNANNTVQFMKEATYRDPLTVVAYVGGDEQDRGQGFMVIEVPRSLLQMKQNNWPMELLYLGIVMTLIFLIFIIMSILFFARIRKRLIRLQTAMMTPGKEGIPLPVDIRRSDEIGQLEESFNQMVHQLSDSREREREEEQLRKRLIAGLSHDLRTPLTVIRGHMHALHKEALSERGDRSLHRMEAKMEDLGGLIDNMLSYNLLTSGKYTLKLEEKDMLRIVRETAAAWYPVWEKEEFEIDIDLPEEPLIWHMDEQGMRRILDNLFQNVIRHAASGKYIGISTQEIQGETAIVIQDRGPGMQPSSDTKGTGLGLSIVDLLIREMGLRKRVDSSNTGVRTYIYSGTGNRETTNR; this is translated from the coding sequence ATGAAGAGAGGACAGAAGGGAGAACGAGGCATGGATCAAAAGCAATCTGGGCGACGCAAGCTTCGCTTTGGGCGGTCCTTGATGTCCAGATATATGATCCTGATTCTCGCGGCAGTATTATTCGTGCCCGTCGTTCTTCCGATCATATCCATCATTTATGTTGTGGTGGTGAATAACACGAATTCGAATCAAGCGTCACCATATGGTGACGTTACCCGAATCAGTAACTTGTGGTTGCGTGAAGCACAGAAACTGGATGGTGCTACAGATGGAGAGGTTAGCGCACGGTTGAAGCAGTTACATCGCAAGTATTCCAAAGCTTCCATGTATCGAGTGAATGCTCGTGGTGAGACGGTTTTTATTCTGGGTGGTGAAGATGTATCGCTGGTGAAATCCACGTCGGCGGATGGCAAATCAGACACGATATTGAAGTGGTCATTGGATTCAGGGAAAACTACAGAGACCCGAATTCCAGCTGAATGGAATGCGAACAATACCGTGCAATTCATGAAAGAAGCTACCTATCGTGATCCACTAACTGTAGTTGCCTATGTAGGCGGAGATGAACAGGACAGAGGACAGGGCTTCATGGTCATTGAAGTGCCGCGATCTCTTTTGCAAATGAAACAGAACAATTGGCCAATGGAACTCTTGTATCTTGGCATTGTCATGACTCTCATCTTTCTGATCTTCATCATCATGTCGATTCTCTTCTTTGCACGTATTCGCAAGCGACTTATTCGTCTGCAGACGGCGATGATGACCCCGGGCAAGGAAGGCATTCCACTTCCGGTGGATATCCGCCGGTCAGATGAGATCGGTCAGCTGGAGGAATCCTTCAATCAGATGGTGCATCAACTGTCCGACAGCCGCGAGCGTGAACGAGAGGAAGAACAATTGCGCAAACGTCTCATTGCGGGGCTTTCCCACGATCTGCGCACCCCGCTAACAGTAATTCGTGGACATATGCATGCTTTGCACAAGGAAGCGCTTAGTGAGCGAGGTGACCGTTCATTACATCGAATGGAAGCGAAAATGGAGGATCTCGGCGGGCTCATCGACAACATGTTATCCTACAATTTGCTCACGAGCGGGAAATATACCCTGAAGCTGGAGGAGAAAGATATGCTGCGGATCGTCAGGGAAACGGCGGCGGCCTGGTACCCAGTCTGGGAGAAAGAAGAGTTCGAGATTGATATTGACCTGCCAGAGGAACCGCTGATCTGGCATATGGATGAACAGGGCATGCGTCGTATCCTCGATAATCTGTTCCAGAACGTGATCCGTCATGCCGCCAGCGGGAAATACATTGGCATCTCAACCCAGGAGATTCAGGGCGAGACCGCTATTGTTATTCAGGATCGGGGTCCGGGAATGCAACCGAGTTCCGACACGAAGGGGACGGGTCTGGGGCTATCCATTGTAGACCTGTTGATTCGTGAGATGGGACTGCGGAAGCGGGTGGACAGTTCCAATACCGGTGTTAGGACATATATCTACAGTGGTACGGGAAACAGGGAAACAACAAACCGCTGA
- a CDS encoding response regulator transcription factor produces MKTKLLYIEDDTEIATWVRADLEERGYEVQWLGSGEGAAEAAVGCSLIILDVMLPGLDGFTVGQRLKKEYPAVPIVMLSARTSIDDKLHGLDFADDYVTKPFHPDELAARIEVQLRKAGTAVSSDVALKLDHLSIYEKDNRIVNEETGDEIILSGKQFHIFTYLLRHMGMIRTKEQIYEAVWNEPYLDGDKTLMVHIRHLREKLELDPANPGVIQTVRGVGYRVKKP; encoded by the coding sequence ATGAAAACCAAACTGTTATATATTGAAGACGATACGGAAATTGCGACTTGGGTCAGAGCCGATCTGGAGGAACGCGGTTATGAGGTGCAATGGCTCGGAAGTGGTGAAGGTGCCGCGGAGGCTGCTGTCGGTTGCTCCCTCATTATCCTGGATGTCATGTTGCCAGGATTGGATGGATTTACGGTGGGCCAGCGACTCAAAAAAGAATATCCCGCCGTACCCATTGTCATGCTCTCCGCCAGAACGTCCATTGACGACAAGCTGCATGGTCTCGATTTTGCTGATGACTATGTGACCAAACCATTTCATCCCGATGAACTGGCTGCCCGGATTGAGGTTCAACTGCGTAAGGCAGGAACAGCGGTCTCATCGGATGTAGCCCTGAAGCTGGATCATCTCTCCATCTATGAGAAGGACAATCGGATCGTCAATGAGGAGACGGGGGATGAGATTATTTTATCAGGAAAACAGTTTCACATCTTCACTTACCTGCTACGACATATGGGCATGATTCGAACGAAAGAGCAGATTTATGAAGCTGTCTGGAACGAGCCCTATCTGGATGGGGATAAGACTTTGATGGTACATATTCGACATCTGCGCGAAAAGCTGGAGCTTGATCCGGCCAATCCTGGTGTTATTCAGACGGTCCGCGGTGTGGGATATCGTGTGAAAAAGCCATGA
- a CDS encoding ABC transporter permease translates to MTRRALSSDWLKIRGKGIWFLVFLAPIGLIAMQALNFGLRLDYLKEQYADNLWGGLLGNVVIFVPLSLMLGATILSSMIANVEHEQGSWKQLLAMPIPRPAVYLAKFLLACLLLMISCLLLTAGIVGLGLILGFHASEIPWMQAIKLGLLPLAGALPVLSLELWLTMVNKNQALPVTLGIVLAITGMFALSISPNFPLAWAQMAWNGPNPYLYAGMGAGLGILILLLGMVHFSRKDVA, encoded by the coding sequence ATGACCAGGCGTGCATTATCATCGGATTGGCTCAAGATTCGCGGGAAAGGCATCTGGTTTCTCGTCTTCCTGGCTCCGATTGGATTGATAGCCATGCAGGCGCTTAATTTCGGGCTACGGCTGGATTATCTGAAAGAACAGTACGCCGATAACCTGTGGGGTGGGCTATTGGGCAATGTGGTTATCTTTGTGCCTTTGTCTCTGATGCTGGGGGCAACCATTCTCAGCTCGATGATCGCTAATGTTGAGCATGAACAGGGATCGTGGAAGCAGCTGCTTGCGATGCCGATTCCTAGACCGGCTGTGTATCTGGCTAAGTTTCTGCTTGCTTGTCTGCTGCTGATGATCTCCTGCCTGCTGTTAACCGCTGGAATCGTGGGTCTGGGACTGATCCTCGGATTCCATGCCAGTGAGATCCCTTGGATGCAGGCGATTAAGCTGGGGCTGCTACCTTTGGCTGGTGCGCTTCCCGTGTTATCTCTGGAGTTATGGCTCACGATGGTAAACAAGAATCAGGCGCTTCCGGTCACCCTTGGTATTGTGCTAGCGATAACGGGCATGTTCGCACTCAGTATCTCACCGAACTTTCCACTCGCTTGGGCGCAGATGGCCTGGAATGGACCCAATCCATATCTGTATGCAGGCATGGGTGCAGGTCTGGGAATCTTGATTCTGTTGCTGGGTATGGTGCACTTTAGTCGGAAGGATGTGGCCTGA
- a CDS encoding ABC transporter ATP-binding protein, translating to MSENIIQTANLWKTYRDRAAVRELDLHIKKGDIYGFLGPNGAGKTTTIRMLLGLIKPTKGVIRVFDKDIRKERMDILRRVGSLVEYPSYYGHLNAVENLETLRRIINVPKSRIAEVLSIVDLTKDAKRSVKGYSLGMKQRLGIASALLGEPELLILDEPTNGLDPAGIQEIRELIKRMPLEHGITVLVSSHLLSEVEQMASRVGIIREGKMVLQDTIASLHSQTGSSIRLTVSEPEEAMKLAREQGQYGQRQGSALTFPYMDNPSVALLVRRLIEQDHDVYRVEEQRQSLEDLFMRVIGEGASI from the coding sequence GTGAGTGAAAATATTATTCAAACGGCGAATTTATGGAAAACATACCGGGACCGTGCAGCGGTCCGTGAACTTGATCTGCATATTAAAAAGGGAGATATCTATGGCTTCCTCGGTCCCAATGGTGCCGGCAAGACAACAACGATTCGCATGCTTCTCGGCTTGATTAAACCAACCAAAGGCGTGATCCGGGTCTTCGACAAGGATATTCGCAAGGAGCGCATGGACATTTTGCGTCGTGTGGGCTCCCTAGTTGAATACCCGTCCTATTACGGACATCTGAACGCAGTAGAGAATCTGGAGACCTTGCGCCGCATTATCAATGTGCCGAAATCGAGAATTGCTGAAGTGCTGTCCATTGTAGATCTGACGAAGGATGCCAAACGTTCGGTGAAGGGATATTCCCTTGGGATGAAGCAGCGTCTGGGGATTGCCAGCGCTTTGCTGGGTGAGCCGGAGCTATTGATTCTGGACGAACCGACAAATGGGCTTGATCCTGCCGGTATTCAGGAGATTCGGGAATTGATCAAACGCATGCCTCTGGAACATGGCATTACTGTTCTGGTGTCCAGCCACTTACTGAGTGAAGTTGAACAGATGGCAAGTCGCGTCGGTATTATCCGTGAAGGCAAGATGGTGCTTCAGGATACCATTGCGAGTCTGCATAGTCAGACGGGCAGCTCTATCCGGTTAACGGTATCGGAGCCGGAAGAGGCCATGAAGCTGGCCAGAGAACAGGGCCAATATGGTCAGCGGCAGGGTTCTGCGTTAACGTTCCCTTATATGGATAACCCTTCGGTGGCACTGCTTGTGCGCCGATTAATTGAGCAGGATCATGATGTGTATCGTGTAGAGGAACAGCGTCAGTCTCTGGAAGATCTGTTCATGCGGGTCATCGGCGAGGGGGCATCCATATGA